One region of Anthonomus grandis grandis chromosome 22, icAntGran1.3, whole genome shotgun sequence genomic DNA includes:
- the LOC126748152 gene encoding cyclin-G-associated kinase isoform X2, whose product MSDLFKSALEYFSGPSNGQIENSFVGQTVEVSNVKLKIKKVIAEGGFAVVFVAQDIATGKDYALKRLLAADEAAKKNIIQEINILKKISGHPNIIQFLSASFIDKSQTQHEQNEFLLITEYCPGGSMVDILQSRTAPFDPEIITSIFYQTCRAVAHMHSQTPPIQHRDLKIDNLLISAQGTIKLCDFGSATQEVFRPDLTWSANQHSSLEENLACFTTPMYRAPEMVDTWNNYFIGPPVDIWALGCILYTLCYMKHPYEDSAKLRIINANYVLPPDPKYSCFHEIIRGCFQPNPENRITISGILERLAAIAETRQYNLKAPLPFKKEPALVPEQQVPPRPAAPPQVQVPINRQFDQPKQAGLFSSLKGGAGSFLKNLKDTSSKVMATVQQSMGRTDLDIHYITSRIIVMPYPSEGIESAYKTNHIEDVRLFLDTRHPNHRYSVYNLTNKPYHSKFGPARVVDCSFAYPNHFKAPLLNSMYQLCEDIYQYLAGDSRNVIVIHCTDGKSTSSTLVSALLIYANLYEVPEDALQMFAVKRCPPNMKASELRYLYYLADIVKNPPLYPHYNPVTLVSLQMTPVPLFTKLRDGCRPYLEVYSENRCLLSTIQDYERMRLYNMADGKCLLPLNGTVCGDVCIVIYHARNILGKATGIKICQIQLHTGFIPEEETSIRLPMSELDELAEGQDHYPHGFAVTLNVFVGDTERRPAQPAPWQTDNQTDRVPVTLFTSQIEQDETIDNFRSKPSKKQVQRPPRPAPPSIKTTLPPPVATTLVHESLVDSEDDSDPACDRIKDEVKFVEEAVDLLNLNSGLSAQPQGSVKPSASTNFDLLSSLGDGNNDEFTAFTSATNPPKQNAAFDPFGSIGGGSGDSTNLIGDWSKASPKRSTENAPKTDFFADFGDLGGFGLSGQTKPSQPASGGRTPNDNPSTPFNTPQHQPAGPDYSRSHFEPLNKSNTNKEDPKTKSKSTDVFGDLLGSQGYNFVTKKDNLPRSINEMRKEEMATYMDPEKLKVMEWKEGKKNNIRALLCSMHTILWDGTKWTKCEMHQLVSAGDVKKAYRKACLAVHPDKQVGTDNENLAKLIFMELNNAWSDFENDASQQNMFAR is encoded by the exons ATGAGTGATTTATTTAAGTCGGCCCTAGAATATTTCAGCGGGCCATCAAATGGCCAAATCGAGAACAGTTTTGTGGGCCAAACTGTTGAGGTATCCAATGTCAAgttgaaaatcaaaaaagttattGCAGAGG GTGGATTTGCAGTAGTTTTTGTTGCACAAGACATTGCCACAGGAAAGGATTATGCCTTAAAG AGACTACTAGCCGCAGACGAGGCTGCTAAGAAGAATATTATACAAGagataaacattttaaagaaaatatctgGTCATCCAAATATTATACAGTTTCTCTCTGcttcatttattgataaatcCCAAACACAACATGAGCAAAATGAGTTTCTACTTATTACAGAATATTGTCCAG GTGGCTCAATGGTAGACATTTTACAATCCAGGACTGCACCTTTTGATCCTGAAATAATCACATCCATATTCTACCAGACATGTCGAGCTGTGGCCCACATGCACTCTCAAACCCCACCAATACAACATAGGGATctgaaaattgataatttactTATCAGTGCACAAGGAACAATTAAGTTATGTGATTTTGGATCTGCTACCCAGGAAGTATTTAGGCCTGACCTAACTTGGTCTGCTAACCAGCACAGTAGTTTGGAAGAAAAT TTGGCTTGTTTCACTACTCCAATGTACAGGGCTCCTGAAATGGTAGATACATGGAACAACTATTTCATTGGCCCCCCAGTAGATATTTGGGCTTTGGGTTGTATCCTTTACACTCTATGTTATATGAAACACCCTTATGAGGACAGTGCTAAGCTTAGGATCATTAATGCCAATTATGTACTGCCTCCTGATCCAAAATATTCCTGTTTTCATGAGATCATTC gtGGATGTTTTCAGCCAAACCCAGAAAACCGTATCACAATATCAGGTATATTAGAGAGGCTAGCTGCTATTGCAGAAACTCGCCAATATAATCTTAAGGCCCCATTGCCATTCAAAAAGGAACCAGCTTTAGTACCAGAACAACAG gtTCCTCCTAGACCTGCAGCTCCACCTCAGGTGCAGGTTCCGATAAACCGCCAATTTGATCAACCTAAACAGGCAGGGCTATTTTCCTCTTTAAAGGGTGGAGCTGGTAGTTTTCTAAAAAACCTTAAGGATACTAGTTCTAAGGTTATGGCAACCGTACAGCA aAGTATGGGAAGGACTGATTTAGATATCCACTACATAACTTCAAGAATTATTGTGATGCCTTATCCATCAGAAGGGATAGAATCAGCATATAAAACTAATCATATTGAGGATGTGAGACTGTTTTTAGATACTAGACATCCGAATCACAGATATTCGGTTtataatttaacaaacaaaccGTACCATTCAAAATTCGGACCGGCCAGAGTGGTAGACTGTTCCTTTGCTTATCCCAATCATTTTAAGGCGCCATTACTTAATTCAATGTATCAACTGTGTGAGGACATTTATCAATATTTGGCAG gagaCAGCAGAAACGTCATTGTGATTCACTGCACGGACGGTAAATCCACGTCTTCAACTTTAGTATCGGCGCTATTGATTTATGCCAATTTGTATGAAGTTCCTGAGGATGCACTGCAAATGTTTGCAGTCAAACGGTGTCCTCCTAATATGAAAGCATCTGAGTTAAG ATATCTATACTACCTCGCTGACATAGTAAAAAATCCACCCTTATATCCTCACTACAACCCTGTCACATTAGTGTCTTTGCAAATGACCCCTGTTCCTCTATTTACAAAACTTCGTGATGGTTGTCGACCCTATTTGGAAGTGTACAGCGAAAACCGTTGTTTATTATCAACTATCCAAGACTACGAAAGAATGAG gttatacaatatgGCTGATGGAAAATGTCTTCTGCCTTTAAATGGAACTGTATGTGGTGACGTATGCATCGTTATTTATCATGCCCGGAATATTTTGGGAAAGGCAACGGGCATTAAGATATGCCAGATACAGCTGCATACAG GTTTTATTCCTGAAGAGGAAACTTCCATAAGGTTGCCTATGTCAGAATTAGATGAGTTGGCTGAAGGACAAGACCATTACCCGCACg GTTTTGCTGTAACACTAAACGTATTCGTCGGAGACACAGAACGTCGTCCCGCCCAACCAGCTCCTTGGCAAACAGATAATCAAACGGATCGTGTGCCTGTAACCCTGTTCACTTCCCAAATCGAACAAGACGAAACCATCGATAACTTTAGGAGTAAACCGAGCAAAAAACAGGTCCAACGTCCTCCACGACCTGCACCACCCTCAATTAAAACAACGTTACCGCCTCCTGTTGCTACAACGTTAGTTCACGAGAGTTTGGTGGATTCTGAAGACGACAGCGATCCAGCTTGTGATAGGATAAAGGACGAAGTTAAATTCGTAGAAGAAGCGGTGGATTTATTGAATTTGAATAGTGGATTGTCGGCTCAACCTCAGGGCTCTGTTAAGCCTTCTGCTAGTACCAATTTTGATCTTCTCAGTAGTCTTG GGGATGGTAATAATGATGAATTTACCGCATTTACTTCCGCTACAAATCCGCCCAAGCAGAATGCTGCTTTTGATCCGTTTGGGTCTATTGGTGGAGGATCTGGTGACAGCACTAATCTAATAGGAGACTGGAGTAAAGCATCGCCAAAACGGTCAACTGAAAACGcaccaaaaactgatttctTTGCAGATTTTG GTGATCTGGGTGGTTTTGGGTTATCTGGACAAACAAAACCAAGTCAACCGGCAAGCGGAGGCAGGACTCCCAACGATAATCCTTCTACCCCTTTTAACACCCCACAACATCAACCTGCAGGTCCTGATTATAGCAG GTCTCACTTTGAGccattaaataaatcaaacacAAACAAGGAAGATccaaaaactaaatctaaaagcACTGACGTGTTCGGTGACCTTTTGGGCTCCCAAGGTTATAATTTCGTTACGAAAAAGGACAATTTGCCACGTTCCATAAATGAAATGCGCAAAGAAGAAATGGCCACCTACATGGACCCAGAAAAGTTGAAAGTTATGGAATGG AAAGaaggaaagaaaaataatataagagcCCTATTATGCTCAATGCACACTATATTATGGGATGGTACGAAATGGACCAAATGCGAGATGCATCAGTTGGTCAGCGCTGGTGATGTTAAAAAAGCTTACAGGAAGGCTTGTCTGGCTGTACATCCCGATAAG cAAGTAGGAACTGATAACGAAAACTTAGCCAAACTGATTTTTATGGAATTAAATAACGCGTGGAGCGATTTCGAAAATGACGCTTCTCAACAAAACATGTTCGCTAGGTAG
- the LOC126748152 gene encoding cyclin-G-associated kinase isoform X1 codes for MSDLFKSALEYFSGPSNGQIENSFVGQTVEVSNVKLKIKKVIAEGGFAVVFVAQDIATGKDYALKRLLAADEAAKKNIIQEINILKKISGHPNIIQFLSASFIDKSQTQHEQNEFLLITEYCPGGSMVDILQSRTAPFDPEIITSIFYQTCRAVAHMHSQTPPIQHRDLKIDNLLISAQGTIKLCDFGSATQEVFRPDLTWSANQHSSLEENLACFTTPMYRAPEMVDTWNNYFIGPPVDIWALGCILYTLCYMKHPYEDSAKLRIINANYVLPPDPKYSCFHEIIRGCFQPNPENRITISGILERLAAIAETRQYNLKAPLPFKKEPALVPEQQGNGDCVSNNTVDQPNPQPVNGTRPPQPVPPRPAAPPQVQVPINRQFDQPKQAGLFSSLKGGAGSFLKNLKDTSSKVMATVQQSMGRTDLDIHYITSRIIVMPYPSEGIESAYKTNHIEDVRLFLDTRHPNHRYSVYNLTNKPYHSKFGPARVVDCSFAYPNHFKAPLLNSMYQLCEDIYQYLAGDSRNVIVIHCTDGKSTSSTLVSALLIYANLYEVPEDALQMFAVKRCPPNMKASELRYLYYLADIVKNPPLYPHYNPVTLVSLQMTPVPLFTKLRDGCRPYLEVYSENRCLLSTIQDYERMRLYNMADGKCLLPLNGTVCGDVCIVIYHARNILGKATGIKICQIQLHTGFIPEEETSIRLPMSELDELAEGQDHYPHGFAVTLNVFVGDTERRPAQPAPWQTDNQTDRVPVTLFTSQIEQDETIDNFRSKPSKKQVQRPPRPAPPSIKTTLPPPVATTLVHESLVDSEDDSDPACDRIKDEVKFVEEAVDLLNLNSGLSAQPQGSVKPSASTNFDLLSSLGDGNNDEFTAFTSATNPPKQNAAFDPFGSIGGGSGDSTNLIGDWSKASPKRSTENAPKTDFFADFGDLGGFGLSGQTKPSQPASGGRTPNDNPSTPFNTPQHQPAGPDYSRSHFEPLNKSNTNKEDPKTKSKSTDVFGDLLGSQGYNFVTKKDNLPRSINEMRKEEMATYMDPEKLKVMEWKEGKKNNIRALLCSMHTILWDGTKWTKCEMHQLVSAGDVKKAYRKACLAVHPDKQVGTDNENLAKLIFMELNNAWSDFENDASQQNMFAR; via the exons ATGAGTGATTTATTTAAGTCGGCCCTAGAATATTTCAGCGGGCCATCAAATGGCCAAATCGAGAACAGTTTTGTGGGCCAAACTGTTGAGGTATCCAATGTCAAgttgaaaatcaaaaaagttattGCAGAGG GTGGATTTGCAGTAGTTTTTGTTGCACAAGACATTGCCACAGGAAAGGATTATGCCTTAAAG AGACTACTAGCCGCAGACGAGGCTGCTAAGAAGAATATTATACAAGagataaacattttaaagaaaatatctgGTCATCCAAATATTATACAGTTTCTCTCTGcttcatttattgataaatcCCAAACACAACATGAGCAAAATGAGTTTCTACTTATTACAGAATATTGTCCAG GTGGCTCAATGGTAGACATTTTACAATCCAGGACTGCACCTTTTGATCCTGAAATAATCACATCCATATTCTACCAGACATGTCGAGCTGTGGCCCACATGCACTCTCAAACCCCACCAATACAACATAGGGATctgaaaattgataatttactTATCAGTGCACAAGGAACAATTAAGTTATGTGATTTTGGATCTGCTACCCAGGAAGTATTTAGGCCTGACCTAACTTGGTCTGCTAACCAGCACAGTAGTTTGGAAGAAAAT TTGGCTTGTTTCACTACTCCAATGTACAGGGCTCCTGAAATGGTAGATACATGGAACAACTATTTCATTGGCCCCCCAGTAGATATTTGGGCTTTGGGTTGTATCCTTTACACTCTATGTTATATGAAACACCCTTATGAGGACAGTGCTAAGCTTAGGATCATTAATGCCAATTATGTACTGCCTCCTGATCCAAAATATTCCTGTTTTCATGAGATCATTC gtGGATGTTTTCAGCCAAACCCAGAAAACCGTATCACAATATCAGGTATATTAGAGAGGCTAGCTGCTATTGCAGAAACTCGCCAATATAATCTTAAGGCCCCATTGCCATTCAAAAAGGAACCAGCTTTAGTACCAGAACAACAG GGAAATGGAGATTGTGTGAGTAATAACACTGTGGATCAACCTAATCCTCAACCTGTAAATGGGACTCGTCCTCCTCAGCCT gtTCCTCCTAGACCTGCAGCTCCACCTCAGGTGCAGGTTCCGATAAACCGCCAATTTGATCAACCTAAACAGGCAGGGCTATTTTCCTCTTTAAAGGGTGGAGCTGGTAGTTTTCTAAAAAACCTTAAGGATACTAGTTCTAAGGTTATGGCAACCGTACAGCA aAGTATGGGAAGGACTGATTTAGATATCCACTACATAACTTCAAGAATTATTGTGATGCCTTATCCATCAGAAGGGATAGAATCAGCATATAAAACTAATCATATTGAGGATGTGAGACTGTTTTTAGATACTAGACATCCGAATCACAGATATTCGGTTtataatttaacaaacaaaccGTACCATTCAAAATTCGGACCGGCCAGAGTGGTAGACTGTTCCTTTGCTTATCCCAATCATTTTAAGGCGCCATTACTTAATTCAATGTATCAACTGTGTGAGGACATTTATCAATATTTGGCAG gagaCAGCAGAAACGTCATTGTGATTCACTGCACGGACGGTAAATCCACGTCTTCAACTTTAGTATCGGCGCTATTGATTTATGCCAATTTGTATGAAGTTCCTGAGGATGCACTGCAAATGTTTGCAGTCAAACGGTGTCCTCCTAATATGAAAGCATCTGAGTTAAG ATATCTATACTACCTCGCTGACATAGTAAAAAATCCACCCTTATATCCTCACTACAACCCTGTCACATTAGTGTCTTTGCAAATGACCCCTGTTCCTCTATTTACAAAACTTCGTGATGGTTGTCGACCCTATTTGGAAGTGTACAGCGAAAACCGTTGTTTATTATCAACTATCCAAGACTACGAAAGAATGAG gttatacaatatgGCTGATGGAAAATGTCTTCTGCCTTTAAATGGAACTGTATGTGGTGACGTATGCATCGTTATTTATCATGCCCGGAATATTTTGGGAAAGGCAACGGGCATTAAGATATGCCAGATACAGCTGCATACAG GTTTTATTCCTGAAGAGGAAACTTCCATAAGGTTGCCTATGTCAGAATTAGATGAGTTGGCTGAAGGACAAGACCATTACCCGCACg GTTTTGCTGTAACACTAAACGTATTCGTCGGAGACACAGAACGTCGTCCCGCCCAACCAGCTCCTTGGCAAACAGATAATCAAACGGATCGTGTGCCTGTAACCCTGTTCACTTCCCAAATCGAACAAGACGAAACCATCGATAACTTTAGGAGTAAACCGAGCAAAAAACAGGTCCAACGTCCTCCACGACCTGCACCACCCTCAATTAAAACAACGTTACCGCCTCCTGTTGCTACAACGTTAGTTCACGAGAGTTTGGTGGATTCTGAAGACGACAGCGATCCAGCTTGTGATAGGATAAAGGACGAAGTTAAATTCGTAGAAGAAGCGGTGGATTTATTGAATTTGAATAGTGGATTGTCGGCTCAACCTCAGGGCTCTGTTAAGCCTTCTGCTAGTACCAATTTTGATCTTCTCAGTAGTCTTG GGGATGGTAATAATGATGAATTTACCGCATTTACTTCCGCTACAAATCCGCCCAAGCAGAATGCTGCTTTTGATCCGTTTGGGTCTATTGGTGGAGGATCTGGTGACAGCACTAATCTAATAGGAGACTGGAGTAAAGCATCGCCAAAACGGTCAACTGAAAACGcaccaaaaactgatttctTTGCAGATTTTG GTGATCTGGGTGGTTTTGGGTTATCTGGACAAACAAAACCAAGTCAACCGGCAAGCGGAGGCAGGACTCCCAACGATAATCCTTCTACCCCTTTTAACACCCCACAACATCAACCTGCAGGTCCTGATTATAGCAG GTCTCACTTTGAGccattaaataaatcaaacacAAACAAGGAAGATccaaaaactaaatctaaaagcACTGACGTGTTCGGTGACCTTTTGGGCTCCCAAGGTTATAATTTCGTTACGAAAAAGGACAATTTGCCACGTTCCATAAATGAAATGCGCAAAGAAGAAATGGCCACCTACATGGACCCAGAAAAGTTGAAAGTTATGGAATGG AAAGaaggaaagaaaaataatataagagcCCTATTATGCTCAATGCACACTATATTATGGGATGGTACGAAATGGACCAAATGCGAGATGCATCAGTTGGTCAGCGCTGGTGATGTTAAAAAAGCTTACAGGAAGGCTTGTCTGGCTGTACATCCCGATAAG cAAGTAGGAACTGATAACGAAAACTTAGCCAAACTGATTTTTATGGAATTAAATAACGCGTGGAGCGATTTCGAAAATGACGCTTCTCAACAAAACATGTTCGCTAGGTAG
- the LOC126748946 gene encoding beta-catenin-like protein 1: protein MDVGELLDYKPPQTPKRPADGEGGEPDREKARKMRKIARAKAQQMVKPSSPTPSMQNIDELTEEEKAEIVKYVETENTEGDVMDPTSIKKIVLNFEKRSLKNREMRIKFPDHPEKFMDSELELHETLQEMRLLATAPDHYPLVVKLQVVPSLLELLAHDNTDIAVATIELMQELTDVDILNESEEGADALIEALLEHQVIALLVQNLERLDENVKEEADGVHNTLSIIENLTELRSEICSEAGKQGLLQWLLKRLRVKTPFDQNKLYVSEMLSIILQDNESNRTLLGELEGIDTLLQQLAFYKRHDPSSAEEHEFMENLFNCLCSCLLVIANREKFLKGEGLQLMNLMLREKKTSRNGSLKVLDYAMSGVHGKDNCNKFVDILGLRTIFPLFMKTPKKNRKKVQSAEEHEEHVCSIIASMLRNCRGSQRQRLITKFTENDHEKVDRLLELHFKYLEKVEDLDDAVDDNEDEDYLRRLEGGLFTLQLVDYIILEVCAGGPPTIKQRVMQILNLRGASLKTIRHIMREYAGNLGEEGEKEWRDQEQQHILNLVDKF, encoded by the exons ATGGATGTGGGAGAGCTTTTAGATTACAAG CCCCCCCAGACCCCTAAGCGCCCTGCAGATGGCGAAGGGGGAGAACCTGATCGAGAAAAAGCTaggaaaatgagaaaaattgcCAGGGCCAAGGCTCAACAAATGGTTAAGCCCTCATCGCCAACACCATCCATGCAAAATATTGATGAGTTAACTGAAGAAGAAAAAGCTGAAATTGTTAAATATGTTGAGACAGAAAACACTGAg GGAGATGTAATGGATCCAACCTCAATAAAAAAGATAGtcctaaattttgaaaaacgctccCTCAAAAACAGAGAGATGCGAATAAAATTCCCAGACCATCCAGAGAAGTTCATGGATAGCGAGTTGGAACTCCATGAGACGCTCCAGGAAATGAGGTTATTAGCTACTGCACCAGATCACTACCCCTTAGTAGTCAAATTGCAAGTGGTTCCAAGCTTGCTGGAGTTGTTGGCTCACGATAACACTGACATTGCT GTAGCAACTATAGAACTTATGCAAGAGTTAACAGATGTTGATATTCTTAATGAGTCAGAAGAGGGAGCTGATGCTCTTATTGAAGCTTTGTTGGAGCATCAAGTCATTGCTTTATTAGTTCAAAACCTTGaaag ATTGGATGAAAATGTGAAAGAAGAAGCAGATGGTGTACACAATACATTATCGATCATAGAAAACCTAACAGAACTGAGGTCTGAAATATGTTCAGAAGCTGGCAAGCAAG gtttacTACAATGGTTGTTAAAGAGATTAAGGGTAAAGACACCTTTTGACCAGAACAAATTGTATGTCAGTGAAATGCTGTCTATAATCCTACAAGATAATGAGTCTAATCGGACATTGCTTGGAGAATTAGAGGGTATTGACACACTGTTGCAGCAACTCGCGTTTTACAAAAGACATGACCCATCTAGCGCGGAGGAACACGAATTTAtggaaaatctttttaattg CTTGTGCAGTTGTCTTTTAGTAATTGCTAACAGGGAGAAATTTTTAAAGGGTGAAGGTTTGCaattgatgaatttaatgttaAGAGAGAAAAAGACCTCTAGGAATGGCTCACTTAAGGTTTTGGATTATGCCATGTCTGGTGTGCATGGGAAAGACAATT GTAACAAATTTGTAGATATATTAGGCTTAAGAACAATATTCCCATTGTTCATGAAAACACCAAAGAAAAACAGGAAAAAGGTACAATCAGCAGAGGAGCATGAAGAACATGTTTGTTCTATTATTGCATCCATGCTTAGAAACTGCAG GGGATCACAACGCCAAAGACTGATAACCAAATTCACAGAAAATGACCATGAAAAAGTAGACAGATTACTCGAATTGCACTTTAAGTATTTAGAAAAAGTTGAGGATCTTGATGATGCAGTTGATGATAACGAAGATGAAGATTACTTAAGACGCCTTGAAGGAGGATTATTTACTTTGCAATTGGttgattatattattttggaagTGTGTGCTGGTGGTCCTCCTACTATTAAGCAAAGAGTTATGCAG ATATTAAACTTGCGAGGTGCCTCCCTTAAAACTATTAGACATATAATGCGTGAATATGCAGGAAATCTTGGGGAGGAAGGAGAGAAAGAATGGCGTGACCAGGAGCaacaacatattttaaatttggttgataaattttaa